The Panthera tigris isolate Pti1 chromosome F3, P.tigris_Pti1_mat1.1, whole genome shotgun sequence genome includes a window with the following:
- the DCST1 gene encoding E3 ubiquitin-protein ligase DCST1 isoform X5, with protein MLGKEGRLFVLGYALAAIYEGPAANLRRNLNEVVASLGCTVELQINNTRAAWRVSTAPLRAVFKGLLGSKVSLKAETQNLSKAFEDLDAQVNSEMGYSPQDAESPEGTARGVGTHRAPPSGRRLSTQKMYELKTRLRCSYMVDRAMLSCRRWFDRKHERCTERVRVPLLNHLLCLPMKFKFFCSIARAMEVWCRSRIPVEGNFGQTYDSLNRSVRDLEGEFSATIDLKEEKQVAVLGLNTSWEHVSAELRDLVRRQEAQLGWTLGLLRVLLSCTFLLVLHASFSYVDSYNGDIRFDNIYISTYFCQIDERRKKLGKRTLLPLRRAEEKTVIFPCSPFMQASEMRNVVRELAETLPVLLLLLVLCGLDWALYSVFNTIRHHSFLQYSFRSSHKLEVKVGGDSMLARLLRKTIGALNTSSETTVDSSNMRCLPQPVSLNPRAYVRAALPVGLLLCLCLLQAFGYRLRRVIAAFYFPKREKKRVLFLYNDLLRKRAAFTKLRRAAIVSRAQRQRAPGSCVEPGLAVEYLCAFGNSHNPYRLPFLACKAENTGVRVLRVPLTSQPTPRTDQVVHREVQVMVVAAPSWGSGSCTPSLHHRAGEGSSLGPFAWRPCPPGPAPRTPSLPRAPGSATTWPTSCTAAARSCAAGCAGAAWCARLPRRPRPTCARRRTARPCTAGRAGTTCGGGARPAPRARNSLPPPTATATTTPPTPSDGAPVAVPPLPNPLLLG; from the exons ATGCTGGGCAAAGAGGGCAGGCTCTTTGTGCTGGGGTACGCCTTGGCTGCCATCTATGAGG GACCCGCGGCCAATCTGCGGCGCAATCTCAACGAGGTGGTGGCCTCGCTGGGCTGCACGGTGGAATTGCAGATCAACAACACGAGAGCGGCCTGGCGCGTCTCCACCGCCCCACTGCGCGCGGTGTTCAAGGGCCTGCTG GGCAGCAAAGTTTCACTGAAAGCCGAGACTCAGAACCTGTCCAAGGCCTTCGAGGACCTGGATGCCCAGGTGAACAGCGAGATGGGCTACAGCCCCCAGGACGCCGAGAGCCCAGAGGGGACGGCCCGGGGCGTGGGGACCCACCGAGCCCCACCTTCCGGGCGCCGTCTCTCCACACAGAAGATGTACGAGCTGAAAACCAGGCTGCGCTGTTCCT ACATGGTGGACCGGGCCATGCTCAGCTGCCGCCGCTGGTTCGACCGAAAGCACGAGCGGTGCACGGAGCGCGTCCGGGTCCCGCTGCTCAACCACCTGCTCTGCCTGCCCATGAAGTTCAAGTTCTTCTGCAGTATCGCCAGGG CGATGGAAGTTTGGTGCCGCAGTCGCATCCCAGTGGAGGGCAACTTCGGGCAGACCTATGATTCCCTCAACCGGTCTGTCCGCGACCTGGAAGGGGAATTTTCAGCCACAATTGACCTCAAG GAAGAGAAGCAGGTGGCAGTGCTGGGCCTCAACACGAGCTGGGAGCACGTGAGCGCCGAGCTGCGGGACCTCGTCCGCCGCCAGGAGGCCCAGCTGGGGTGGACCCTGGGGCTGCTGCGTGTGCTGCTGTCCTGCACCTTCCTGCTCGTCCTGCACGC GTCCTTCTCCTACGTGGACAGCTATAACGGGGACATCCGCTTCGACAACATCTACATCAGCACCTACTTTTGCCAGATCGACGAACGCAGGAAGAAGTTG GGCAAGCGGACTTTGCTGCCGCTCCGCAGAGCCGAGGAGAAAACCGTCATCTTCCCCTGCAGTCCCTTCATGCAGGCCTCGGAGATGAGAAACGTG GTGAGGGAGCTCGCAGAGACCCTGCCcgtcctgctgctgctgctggtgctgtGCGGCCTGGACTGGGCTCTGTACTCCGTCTTCAACACCATCCGCCATCACTCCTTCCTGCAGTACTCTTTCCGCA GCAGCCATAAATTGGAGGTGAAAGTCGGGGGGGACTCCATGCTGGCCCGGCTTCTTCGGAAAACCATTGGAGCCCTGAACACGTCCTCAGAGACCACGGTGGACTCCAGCAACATGC GCTGCCTGCCACAGCCCGTGAGCCTGAACCCCAGGGCCTACGTGAGGGCCGCGCTCCCCGTGGGCCTGCTGCTGTGTCTGTGCCTTCTGCAAGCCTTCGGCTACCGGCTCCGGAGAGTCATTGCGGCCTTCTACTTCCCCAAG cGAGAGAAGAAGCGGGTCCTGTTCCTCTACAATGACCTGCTGAGGAAGAGGGCGGCCTTTACGAAGCTGAGAAGGGCTGCCATCGTGAGCCGGGCGCAGCGGCAGAGGGCTCCC GGCAGCTGCGTGGAGCCAGGTCTGGCCGTTGAGTATCTGTGCGCCTTTGGGAACTCACATAACCCTTACAGACTCCCCTTTCTGGCCTGTAAAGCGGAGAACACAGGGGTAAGAGTCTTACGCGTCCCACTCACTTCTCAGCCCACCCCGCGAACAGATCAGGTGGTTCACAGGGAGGTACAGGTGATGGTTGTTGCTGCTCCCAGCTGGGGGAGTGGAAGCTGCACCCCCAGTCTCCATCACCGAGCGGGGGAGGGAAGCTCCCTAGGTCCATTTGCCTGGCGACCTTGCCCTCCAGGCCCCGCTCCCCGCACCCCTTCTCTCCCCCGGGCTCCCGGCAGCGCCACCACCTGGCCGACGTCCTGCACCGCCGCTGCCCGCTCCTGCGCCGCTGGCTGCGCCGGCGCTGCGTGGTGTGCCAGGCTCCCGAGACGCCCGAGGCCTACGTGTGCCCGACGCCGGACTGCGCGGCCGTGTACTGCCGGTCGTGCTGGGACGACATGCGGCGGCGGTGCCCGGCCTGCACCCCGCGCGAGGAACTCTCTTCCTCCGCCTACAGCGACAGCAACGACGACGCCACCTACGCCGAGTGACGGGGCGCCTGTCgctgtcccccccctccccaacccgcTCCTCCTTGGTTAA
- the DCST1 gene encoding E3 ubiquitin-protein ligase DCST1 isoform X2: protein MEPQGRGSSPTPLLVNPMNIYEDQKVVTLYSLVGLGAVGWGTSPHIRCASLLLVPKMLGKEGRLFVLGYALAAIYEGPAANLRRNLNEVVASLGCTVELQINNTRAAWRVSTAPLRAVFKGLLGSKVSLKAETQNLSKAFEDLDAQVNSEMGYSPQDAESPEGTARGVGTHRAPPSGRRLSTQKMYELKTRLRCSYMVDRAMLSCRRWFDRKHERCTERVRVPLLNHLLCLPMKFKFFCSIARAMEVWCRSRIPVEGNFGQTYDSLNRSVRDLEGEFSATIDLKEEKQVAVLGLNTSWEHVSAELRDLVRRQEAQLGWTLGLLRVLLSCTFLLVLHASFSYVDSYNGDIRFDNIYISTYFCQIDERRKKLGKRTLLPLRRAEEKTVIFPCSPFMQASEMRNVVRELAETLPVLLLLLVLCGLDWALYSVFNTIRHHSFLQYSFRSSHKLEVKVGGDSMLARLLRKTIGALNTSSETTVDSSNMRCLPQPVSLNPRAYVRAALPVGLLLCLCLLQAFGYRLRRVIAAFYFPKREKKRVLFLYNDLLRKRAAFTKLRRAAIVSRAQRQRAPGSCVEPGLAVEYLCAFGNSHNPYRLPFLACKAENTGVRVLRVPLTSQPTPRTDQVVHREVQVMVVAAPSWGSGSCTPSLHHRAGEGSSLGPFAWRPCPPGPAPRTPSLPRAPGSATTWPTSCTAAARSCAAGCAGAAWCARLPRRPRPTCARRRTARPCTAGRAGTTCGGGARPAPRARNSLPPPTATATTTPPTPSDGAPVAVPPLPNPLLLG, encoded by the exons GCTTGGGGGCCGTGGGCTGGGGGACCTCCCCTCACATCCGCTGTGCCAGCCTCCTGCTGGTACCCAAGATGCTGGGCAAAGAGGGCAGGCTCTTTGTGCTGGGGTACGCCTTGGCTGCCATCTATGAGG GACCCGCGGCCAATCTGCGGCGCAATCTCAACGAGGTGGTGGCCTCGCTGGGCTGCACGGTGGAATTGCAGATCAACAACACGAGAGCGGCCTGGCGCGTCTCCACCGCCCCACTGCGCGCGGTGTTCAAGGGCCTGCTG GGCAGCAAAGTTTCACTGAAAGCCGAGACTCAGAACCTGTCCAAGGCCTTCGAGGACCTGGATGCCCAGGTGAACAGCGAGATGGGCTACAGCCCCCAGGACGCCGAGAGCCCAGAGGGGACGGCCCGGGGCGTGGGGACCCACCGAGCCCCACCTTCCGGGCGCCGTCTCTCCACACAGAAGATGTACGAGCTGAAAACCAGGCTGCGCTGTTCCT ACATGGTGGACCGGGCCATGCTCAGCTGCCGCCGCTGGTTCGACCGAAAGCACGAGCGGTGCACGGAGCGCGTCCGGGTCCCGCTGCTCAACCACCTGCTCTGCCTGCCCATGAAGTTCAAGTTCTTCTGCAGTATCGCCAGGG CGATGGAAGTTTGGTGCCGCAGTCGCATCCCAGTGGAGGGCAACTTCGGGCAGACCTATGATTCCCTCAACCGGTCTGTCCGCGACCTGGAAGGGGAATTTTCAGCCACAATTGACCTCAAG GAAGAGAAGCAGGTGGCAGTGCTGGGCCTCAACACGAGCTGGGAGCACGTGAGCGCCGAGCTGCGGGACCTCGTCCGCCGCCAGGAGGCCCAGCTGGGGTGGACCCTGGGGCTGCTGCGTGTGCTGCTGTCCTGCACCTTCCTGCTCGTCCTGCACGC GTCCTTCTCCTACGTGGACAGCTATAACGGGGACATCCGCTTCGACAACATCTACATCAGCACCTACTTTTGCCAGATCGACGAACGCAGGAAGAAGTTG GGCAAGCGGACTTTGCTGCCGCTCCGCAGAGCCGAGGAGAAAACCGTCATCTTCCCCTGCAGTCCCTTCATGCAGGCCTCGGAGATGAGAAACGTG GTGAGGGAGCTCGCAGAGACCCTGCCcgtcctgctgctgctgctggtgctgtGCGGCCTGGACTGGGCTCTGTACTCCGTCTTCAACACCATCCGCCATCACTCCTTCCTGCAGTACTCTTTCCGCA GCAGCCATAAATTGGAGGTGAAAGTCGGGGGGGACTCCATGCTGGCCCGGCTTCTTCGGAAAACCATTGGAGCCCTGAACACGTCCTCAGAGACCACGGTGGACTCCAGCAACATGC GCTGCCTGCCACAGCCCGTGAGCCTGAACCCCAGGGCCTACGTGAGGGCCGCGCTCCCCGTGGGCCTGCTGCTGTGTCTGTGCCTTCTGCAAGCCTTCGGCTACCGGCTCCGGAGAGTCATTGCGGCCTTCTACTTCCCCAAG cGAGAGAAGAAGCGGGTCCTGTTCCTCTACAATGACCTGCTGAGGAAGAGGGCGGCCTTTACGAAGCTGAGAAGGGCTGCCATCGTGAGCCGGGCGCAGCGGCAGAGGGCTCCC GGCAGCTGCGTGGAGCCAGGTCTGGCCGTTGAGTATCTGTGCGCCTTTGGGAACTCACATAACCCTTACAGACTCCCCTTTCTGGCCTGTAAAGCGGAGAACACAGGGGTAAGAGTCTTACGCGTCCCACTCACTTCTCAGCCCACCCCGCGAACAGATCAGGTGGTTCACAGGGAGGTACAGGTGATGGTTGTTGCTGCTCCCAGCTGGGGGAGTGGAAGCTGCACCCCCAGTCTCCATCACCGAGCGGGGGAGGGAAGCTCCCTAGGTCCATTTGCCTGGCGACCTTGCCCTCCAGGCCCCGCTCCCCGCACCCCTTCTCTCCCCCGGGCTCCCGGCAGCGCCACCACCTGGCCGACGTCCTGCACCGCCGCTGCCCGCTCCTGCGCCGCTGGCTGCGCCGGCGCTGCGTGGTGTGCCAGGCTCCCGAGACGCCCGAGGCCTACGTGTGCCCGACGCCGGACTGCGCGGCCGTGTACTGCCGGTCGTGCTGGGACGACATGCGGCGGCGGTGCCCGGCCTGCACCCCGCGCGAGGAACTCTCTTCCTCCGCCTACAGCGACAGCAACGACGACGCCACCTACGCCGAGTGACGGGGCGCCTGTCgctgtcccccccctccccaacccgcTCCTCCTTGGTTAA
- the DCST1 gene encoding E3 ubiquitin-protein ligase DCST1 isoform X7, protein MGYSPQDAESPEGTARGVGTHRAPPSGRRLSTQKMYELKTRLRCSYMVDRAMLSCRRWFDRKHERCTERVRVPLLNHLLCLPMKFKFFCSIARAMEVWCRSRIPVEGNFGQTYDSLNRSVRDLEGEFSATIDLKEEKQVAVLGLNTSWEHVSAELRDLVRRQEAQLGWTLGLLRVLLSCTFLLVLHASFSYVDSYNGDIRFDNIYISTYFCQIDERRKKLGKRTLLPLRRAEEKTVIFPCSPFMQASEMRNVVRELAETLPVLLLLLVLCGLDWALYSVFNTIRHHSFLQYSFRSSHKLEVKVGGDSMLARLLRKTIGALNTSSETTVDSSNMRCLPQPVSLNPRAYVRAALPVGLLLCLCLLQAFGYRLRRVIAAFYFPKREKKRVLFLYNDLLRKRAAFTKLRRAAIVSRAQRQRAPGSCVEPGLAVEYLCAFGNSHNPYRLPFLACKAENTGVRVLRVPLTSQPTPRTDQVVHREVQVMVVAAPSWGSGSCTPSLHHRAGEGSSLGPFAWRPCPPGPAPRTPSLPRAPGSATTWPTSCTAAARSCAAGCAGAAWCARLPRRPRPTCARRRTARPCTAGRAGTTCGGGARPAPRARNSLPPPTATATTTPPTPSDGAPVAVPPLPNPLLLG, encoded by the exons ATGGGCTACAGCCCCCAGGACGCCGAGAGCCCAGAGGGGACGGCCCGGGGCGTGGGGACCCACCGAGCCCCACCTTCCGGGCGCCGTCTCTCCACACAGAAGATGTACGAGCTGAAAACCAGGCTGCGCTGTTCCT ACATGGTGGACCGGGCCATGCTCAGCTGCCGCCGCTGGTTCGACCGAAAGCACGAGCGGTGCACGGAGCGCGTCCGGGTCCCGCTGCTCAACCACCTGCTCTGCCTGCCCATGAAGTTCAAGTTCTTCTGCAGTATCGCCAGGG CGATGGAAGTTTGGTGCCGCAGTCGCATCCCAGTGGAGGGCAACTTCGGGCAGACCTATGATTCCCTCAACCGGTCTGTCCGCGACCTGGAAGGGGAATTTTCAGCCACAATTGACCTCAAG GAAGAGAAGCAGGTGGCAGTGCTGGGCCTCAACACGAGCTGGGAGCACGTGAGCGCCGAGCTGCGGGACCTCGTCCGCCGCCAGGAGGCCCAGCTGGGGTGGACCCTGGGGCTGCTGCGTGTGCTGCTGTCCTGCACCTTCCTGCTCGTCCTGCACGC GTCCTTCTCCTACGTGGACAGCTATAACGGGGACATCCGCTTCGACAACATCTACATCAGCACCTACTTTTGCCAGATCGACGAACGCAGGAAGAAGTTG GGCAAGCGGACTTTGCTGCCGCTCCGCAGAGCCGAGGAGAAAACCGTCATCTTCCCCTGCAGTCCCTTCATGCAGGCCTCGGAGATGAGAAACGTG GTGAGGGAGCTCGCAGAGACCCTGCCcgtcctgctgctgctgctggtgctgtGCGGCCTGGACTGGGCTCTGTACTCCGTCTTCAACACCATCCGCCATCACTCCTTCCTGCAGTACTCTTTCCGCA GCAGCCATAAATTGGAGGTGAAAGTCGGGGGGGACTCCATGCTGGCCCGGCTTCTTCGGAAAACCATTGGAGCCCTGAACACGTCCTCAGAGACCACGGTGGACTCCAGCAACATGC GCTGCCTGCCACAGCCCGTGAGCCTGAACCCCAGGGCCTACGTGAGGGCCGCGCTCCCCGTGGGCCTGCTGCTGTGTCTGTGCCTTCTGCAAGCCTTCGGCTACCGGCTCCGGAGAGTCATTGCGGCCTTCTACTTCCCCAAG cGAGAGAAGAAGCGGGTCCTGTTCCTCTACAATGACCTGCTGAGGAAGAGGGCGGCCTTTACGAAGCTGAGAAGGGCTGCCATCGTGAGCCGGGCGCAGCGGCAGAGGGCTCCC GGCAGCTGCGTGGAGCCAGGTCTGGCCGTTGAGTATCTGTGCGCCTTTGGGAACTCACATAACCCTTACAGACTCCCCTTTCTGGCCTGTAAAGCGGAGAACACAGGGGTAAGAGTCTTACGCGTCCCACTCACTTCTCAGCCCACCCCGCGAACAGATCAGGTGGTTCACAGGGAGGTACAGGTGATGGTTGTTGCTGCTCCCAGCTGGGGGAGTGGAAGCTGCACCCCCAGTCTCCATCACCGAGCGGGGGAGGGAAGCTCCCTAGGTCCATTTGCCTGGCGACCTTGCCCTCCAGGCCCCGCTCCCCGCACCCCTTCTCTCCCCCGGGCTCCCGGCAGCGCCACCACCTGGCCGACGTCCTGCACCGCCGCTGCCCGCTCCTGCGCCGCTGGCTGCGCCGGCGCTGCGTGGTGTGCCAGGCTCCCGAGACGCCCGAGGCCTACGTGTGCCCGACGCCGGACTGCGCGGCCGTGTACTGCCGGTCGTGCTGGGACGACATGCGGCGGCGGTGCCCGGCCTGCACCCCGCGCGAGGAACTCTCTTCCTCCGCCTACAGCGACAGCAACGACGACGCCACCTACGCCGAGTGACGGGGCGCCTGTCgctgtcccccccctccccaacccgcTCCTCCTTGGTTAA